The following are encoded together in the Hypnocyclicus thermotrophus genome:
- the rplI gene encoding 50S ribosomal protein L9 → MSKIKVILKENIKGQGKKGEVISVSEGYAKNFLFAQKKAILATPEELKRLESRKEREAKKEEKEKEKAKKNKELLESKPLETTIKVGNNGKSFGAITSKEIAILIKENFNLDIDKKKIDAHFKNIGTHIAEVKLHNDVKANVKVVVKGK, encoded by the coding sequence ATGTCAAAGATTAAAGTGATTTTAAAAGAAAATATAAAAGGACAAGGTAAAAAAGGTGAGGTGATTTCTGTATCTGAAGGATATGCTAAAAATTTTTTATTTGCACAAAAAAAAGCAATATTAGCTACTCCAGAAGAATTAAAAAGATTAGAATCTAGAAAAGAAAGAGAAGCTAAAAAAGAAGAAAAAGAAAAAGAAAAAGCAAAAAAAAATAAAGAGTTATTAGAATCAAAGCCATTGGAAACAACTATAAAAGTTGGAAATAATGGTAAAAGTTTTGGAGCAATTACTTCAAAAGAAATAGCTATATTAATAAAAGAAAACTTTAATTTAGATATAGATAAGAAAAAAATAGATGCACATTTTAAAAATATAGGGACACATATTGCAGAGGTAAAATTACATAATGATGTAAAAGCTAATGTAAAAGTAGTCGTAAAAGGAAAATAG
- a CDS encoding GGDEF domain-containing protein, with product MNSKIKFSFLQFFINFLIVFIILFSLSGLFFWQIIDTQFNLYKKNIILEQKKDIYFIENLIKNKIIQIKNDINYISQLSNKSSIIKFITLNKYYTLKNNSKKNFIIFSKEDITIYFDLETFFKELSVYFEKSQSQIYFLNKDGNFINNNIYNFKTQFKEEWEKINSYEKSQFETQNGIISSKKIDNSNIFSNNNFNIIYLVSRYSSNYLTNTLNNLIFNKTTIYRYTLIFILLLSLLISYYISKSNKLSYELKKNTVYDALTGVYNRQGGIDIFELNRKLLKRSKDYMTLFFIDIKNLKKINDDYGHSEGDLVLATTGQILLESIRDSDIAFRMGGDEFVIALSRCREPQAKIVYKRIKSKLENFNTKNKKDYILEYNMSSIELSPYSLDEFDDLIKNATSISNK from the coding sequence ATGAATTCTAAAATCAAATTTTCTTTTTTACAATTTTTTATAAACTTTTTAATTGTTTTTATTATTCTTTTTTCTTTATCTGGATTATTTTTTTGGCAAATTATAGATACTCAATTTAATTTATATAAAAAAAATATTATTTTAGAACAAAAAAAAGATATATATTTTATTGAAAATTTAATAAAAAATAAAATTATACAAATTAAAAATGATATTAACTACATATCACAACTATCTAATAAATCAAGTATAATAAAATTTATAACTCTAAATAAATATTATACATTAAAAAATAATTCAAAAAAAAATTTTATTATATTTTCAAAAGAAGATATAACTATATATTTTGATTTAGAAACTTTTTTTAAAGAATTATCTGTATATTTTGAAAAAAGTCAGAGTCAAATTTATTTTTTAAATAAAGATGGAAATTTTATTAATAATAATATTTATAATTTTAAAACACAATTTAAAGAAGAATGGGAAAAAATTAATTCTTATGAAAAATCACAATTTGAGACACAAAATGGAATTATTAGTAGTAAAAAAATTGATAATTCAAATATATTCTCTAATAATAATTTTAATATAATATATTTAGTTTCAAGATATAGTTCAAATTATCTAACTAATACACTAAATAATTTAATATTTAATAAAACAACTATATATAGATACACTTTAATTTTTATTTTACTTTTATCTCTTTTGATTTCATATTATATATCAAAATCAAATAAATTATCTTATGAACTTAAGAAAAATACTGTATATGATGCTTTAACAGGAGTATACAATAGACAAGGTGGAATAGATATTTTTGAATTAAATCGTAAACTTTTAAAAAGAAGTAAAGATTATATGACTTTATTTTTTATAGATATAAAGAATTTAAAAAAAATAAATGACGATTATGGTCATAGTGAAGGGGATTTAGTGTTAGCAACAACAGGTCAAATTTTATTAGAGTCTATTAGAGATTCTGACATAGCTTTTAGAATGGGTGGTGACGAATTTGTTATTGCATTATCACGATGTAGAGAACCTCAAGCAAAAATTGTCTATAAAAGAATAAAATCTAAATTAGAAAATTTTAATACAAAAAATAAAAAAGATTATATTTTAGAGTACAATATGAGCAGTATAGAACTTTCACCTTATAGTCTTGATGAATTTGATGATCTTATAAAAAATGCAACTTCAATTAGTAATAAATAA
- the lonC gene encoding Lon family ATP-dependent protease: MDKLLDKIRGIKDITFFKDASKAKKSEKKIDVLYGLLANVYGAKNMVEIAKTKGVLEELKSLDVKERAYALLVITANNNTHTDIIVTEKELDKALEVLEERAAEIISLKSIEKEITLKVNKLMEEKHKEYLREMKKKIISEEIGPESEFSKNKLKEIEELESKKKLKTVMETLRPQKLSEIVGQEKAIQALLTKLATPYPQHVILYGPPGVGKTTAARLILEEIKKLDYTNFEKDAPFVEVDGTTLRWDPRDVSNPLIGSVHDPIYQGAQKDFASDGIPEPKIGLVTKAHGGVLFIDEIGEIDIKYQSKLLKVLEDKRVNFESAYYDPENPKIPKYIKRLFEKGAPADFILIGATTSEPKDINIALRSRVAEIYFEPLNSIHIKKIVQNACEKLNVEIEEDALDLISNYTIEGRKAVNILADVYSSLLYKNYKNKKSDKFIIKMNDVEKIIKINRLNRFSRNKGKDKKEIGRVFGLGVYRYLGSLIEFEAAIFENKEGKGRVRFNETAGSMTKDSIFNALTVAKNYTKLDTEKYDIHINIIGGGKVDGPSAGAAITTLIISVLKNLPMRQDVAITGEISLIGDIKPVGGIVEKIYGAKQFGMKKVLVPYENKNDVPEHIEDIEIKLVKTIDDVIKELS; this comes from the coding sequence ATGGATAAATTATTAGATAAAATAAGAGGTATTAAAGATATAACTTTTTTTAAAGATGCTTCAAAAGCAAAAAAAAGTGAAAAAAAAATAGATGTATTATATGGATTGTTAGCAAATGTATATGGTGCAAAAAATATGGTGGAAATAGCTAAAACTAAAGGTGTTTTAGAAGAATTAAAATCATTAGATGTAAAAGAGAGAGCGTATGCTTTACTTGTAATTACAGCAAATAATAATACACATACAGACATAATTGTTACTGAAAAAGAATTAGATAAAGCTCTTGAAGTATTAGAAGAAAGAGCTGCAGAGATTATTTCATTAAAAAGTATAGAAAAAGAAATTACTTTAAAAGTAAATAAACTAATGGAAGAAAAACATAAAGAATATTTAAGAGAAATGAAGAAAAAAATAATTTCTGAAGAGATAGGGCCAGAATCAGAATTTAGTAAAAACAAGTTAAAAGAGATAGAAGAATTAGAAAGTAAGAAAAAACTAAAAACGGTAATGGAGACACTTAGACCACAAAAACTTAGTGAGATTGTTGGTCAAGAAAAAGCTATACAAGCTCTTTTAACAAAATTAGCTACGCCATATCCACAACATGTTATATTATACGGTCCACCAGGAGTAGGAAAAACTACAGCAGCAAGATTGATATTAGAAGAAATAAAAAAATTAGATTATACTAATTTTGAAAAAGATGCACCATTTGTAGAAGTGGATGGAACAACATTAAGATGGGATCCAAGAGATGTAAGCAATCCTTTAATAGGTTCTGTACATGATCCTATTTATCAAGGCGCACAAAAAGATTTTGCTAGTGATGGAATTCCAGAACCTAAAATAGGTCTTGTAACAAAAGCTCATGGCGGAGTTTTATTTATAGATGAAATAGGTGAAATTGATATAAAATATCAAAGTAAATTATTAAAAGTATTAGAAGATAAAAGAGTAAATTTTGAATCAGCATATTATGACCCTGAAAATCCTAAAATACCAAAATATATAAAACGTTTATTTGAAAAAGGAGCACCAGCAGATTTTATTTTAATAGGAGCAACAACAAGTGAACCAAAAGATATAAATATAGCACTCCGTTCAAGAGTAGCGGAGATATATTTTGAGCCATTAAATAGTATACATATAAAAAAAATAGTTCAAAATGCATGCGAAAAATTAAATGTAGAAATTGAAGAGGATGCTTTAGATTTAATATCAAATTATACTATTGAAGGAAGAAAGGCTGTAAATATTTTAGCTGATGTGTATAGTTCTTTATTATATAAAAATTATAAAAATAAAAAAAGTGATAAATTTATAATAAAAATGAATGATGTAGAAAAAATAATAAAAATAAATAGACTAAATAGATTTTCTCGTAACAAAGGAAAAGACAAAAAAGAAATAGGACGAGTTTTTGGTTTAGGAGTGTATAGATATTTAGGAAGTTTAATAGAATTTGAAGCAGCTATTTTTGAAAATAAAGAAGGAAAAGGACGAGTTAGATTTAATGAAACAGCTGGTTCTATGACAAAAGATTCTATTTTTAATGCATTAACAGTAGCTAAAAATTATACAAAGTTAGATACTGAAAAATATGATATTCATATAAATATAATAGGAGGTGGAAAAGTAGATGGGCCTTCAGCGGGCGCAGCTATAACTACTCTAATTATATCAGTATTAAAAAATTTACCAATGAGACAAGATGTTGCTATAACTGGAGAGATATCTTTGATAGGTGATATAAAACCAGTAGGTGGAATAGTTGAAAAAATTTATGGTGCAAAACAATTTGGAATGAAAAAAGTATTAGTTCCTTATGAAAATAAAAATGATGTACCAGAACATATAGAAGATATAGAAATAAAATTAGTTAAAACAATTGATGATGTAATAAAAGAATTGAGTTAA
- a CDS encoding peptidase U32 family protein, giving the protein MKKAELLAPAGNMEKLKMAFHYGADACFLGGKLFNLRSGSNNFSNEEIKEAVEYAHNIGKKIYVTLNIIAHNQQVDMMVPYIKFLDEVGVDGVIVADLGVFQLVKENSNLKISVSTQASNTNWRSVKMWKELGASRVVLAREVSLEELKEIRDRVPDIEIEAFVHGAMCISISGRCLLSNYMTGRDANGGDCAQACRWNYNLVEEKRPGEYYPIYEDETGTHIFNSKDLCTIEFIDKILDIGVDSLKIEGRMKGIYYVANAVKIYREALDSYYSGNYQYNPKWLEELQTISHRLYTHGFYFGTPDESAQNYNDRNSYSQTHKLVAKVLEKLDNNEYILGIRNRLEVGEELEVVKPSSEIEKIILPKMINMKTGEEINKAHPNMTVKITLENDLNVMDMIRQKIS; this is encoded by the coding sequence ATGAAAAAAGCGGAATTATTAGCACCTGCTGGAAATATGGAAAAATTAAAAATGGCATTTCATTACGGAGCAGATGCATGTTTTTTAGGTGGAAAATTATTTAATCTAAGATCTGGAAGTAATAATTTTTCAAATGAGGAGATAAAAGAGGCAGTTGAATATGCACATAATATAGGGAAAAAAATATATGTAACATTAAATATAATAGCTCATAATCAACAAGTAGATATGATGGTTCCATATATTAAATTTTTAGATGAAGTAGGAGTAGATGGAGTTATAGTAGCTGACCTTGGAGTATTTCAACTTGTAAAAGAAAATAGTAATTTAAAAATAAGTGTGAGTACTCAAGCAAGTAATACAAATTGGCGATCAGTAAAAATGTGGAAAGAACTTGGTGCAAGTAGAGTAGTGCTTGCTAGAGAAGTTTCACTAGAAGAGTTAAAAGAAATAAGAGATAGAGTGCCAGATATTGAAATAGAAGCCTTTGTACATGGAGCAATGTGTATATCAATATCAGGGAGATGTCTATTAAGTAACTATATGACAGGAAGAGATGCTAATGGTGGCGATTGTGCACAGGCGTGCAGATGGAACTACAATTTGGTTGAAGAAAAGCGACCAGGAGAATATTATCCAATATATGAAGATGAGACAGGAACACATATATTTAATTCAAAAGATTTATGTACAATAGAATTTATTGATAAAATACTTGATATTGGAGTAGATAGTTTAAAAATTGAAGGAAGAATGAAAGGGATATATTATGTAGCAAATGCTGTAAAAATATATAGAGAAGCATTAGATAGCTATTATAGTGGAAATTATCAATATAATCCAAAATGGTTAGAAGAATTACAGACAATAAGTCATAGATTATATACGCATGGATTTTATTTTGGAACGCCAGATGAAAGTGCTCAAAATTATAACGATAGAAATTCATATAGTCAAACACATAAATTGGTAGCAAAAGTTTTAGAAAAATTAGATAATAATGAATATATATTGGGAATAAGAAATAGATTGGAAGTTGGGGAAGAATTAGAAGTAGTAAAACCATCTAGTGAAATAGAAAAAATAATATTACCTAAAATGATAAACATGAAAACTGGAGAAGAAATTAATAAAGCACATCCTAACATGACTGTAAAAATAACACTAGAAAACGATTTAAATGTAATGGATATGATACGACAAAAAATATCTTGA
- a CDS encoding glycerophosphodiester phosphodiesterase yields the protein MFILAHRGASNDYLENSISSFKNLESYLIDGVEFDVQLTKDNKLIIFHDYNLKRLTNSTNYIFNLDYDELKKIPLINKEYIPTLDIVMNLLPKNIIINIELKLPSFLNKHKLFAKIIIDFLKKIKNKDNIVISSFNHNLLNEIFLLDNTINLSPIFANEMDNFNKYIDFNFVPYSINLSKEYVSKEIVEFLHFNNNKIWVYSTNTIYEEKFLENLNIDAIFSNIIKKSD from the coding sequence ATGTTTATATTAGCTCATAGAGGAGCATCAAATGATTATTTAGAAAATTCCATATCTAGTTTTAAAAACTTAGAAAGTTATTTAATTGATGGTGTCGAATTTGATGTCCAATTAACAAAAGATAATAAACTTATTATCTTTCATGACTATAACTTAAAACGTTTGACAAATTCAACTAATTATATTTTTAATTTAGATTATGATGAATTAAAGAAAATCCCTTTAATCAATAAAGAATATATTCCTACTTTAGATATCGTCATGAATCTTTTACCAAAAAATATAATTATAAATATTGAATTAAAGTTACCCTCTTTTTTAAATAAACATAAATTATTCGCAAAGATAATTATAGATTTTTTAAAAAAAATAAAAAATAAAGATAATATAGTGATTTCTTCTTTTAATCATAATCTTTTAAATGAAATTTTTTTATTAGATAATACTATAAATTTATCTCCTATTTTTGCTAATGAAATGGATAATTTTAATAAATATATTGATTTTAATTTTGTTCCCTACTCTATTAATTTATCAAAAGAGTATGTTTCAAAAGAAATAGTTGAATTTCTTCATTTTAATAATAATAAAATATGGGTTTATTCTACAAATACTATTTATGAAGAAAAATTTTTAGAAAATCTAAATATTGATGCAATTTTTTCTAATATAATAAAAAAATCCGACTAA
- a CDS encoding ABC transporter substrate-binding protein encodes MRLFLKSILIFMLFSITIFANKKILVIQSYHKGFYWSDSISEGFDSVFKDSPNVEIFYEYLDLKRNYSDNYKKLIYELIKEKTKNYTFDSILLVDNYALDFYLNKGISIFKDTPVVFVGINNFNKNLLNTYKNMTGIIEKVNYLENIELMLTLHPNTKKIVIIADNTLTGNQLKNEVKQYFSRFKNIEFEIFDNFTISELKLKLNNSDKNTLYYLFPTNQTKDLSFVSYNYMKELINSYSSVPVYTSWDFYFNNAVVGGVIIDGKLHGKVAAEITYKILNGYQAKNINIIENLKPIYKFDYLLLKKYNININLLPKDSIIINQPKNYFIKNIKILLFYIIFTLIIFFIIALKYYYNSIANKKIKEINQKLEKEVENKIKELNLANKKIKEQQEKLIKEAYEKGVVKVKSGLMHNLGNIINPIYLSIQNEIANKESDNNRDIKFLNNIVYNELKNIKNPNNNLLKIINIFPDFLSALKLKKEEEIKKLKFLEKELDHIKRVIKLQENYLGILGTENYIDINKIINDILSNLKLNNSTQIILDLNNIPKILGDESQIKQTILNIILLRIKNYFKLNISTKEEENFVIIKLTDNNIEIPQDVIKNLDNLNYISDLKNKNYFKLYNILQITKKYNGYFIINSSTLKTEFIIKLKK; translated from the coding sequence ATGAGACTTTTTTTAAAATCTATACTTATTTTTATGCTATTTTCAATTACTATTTTTGCAAATAAAAAAATCCTAGTTATTCAATCTTATCATAAGGGATTTTATTGGAGTGATAGTATTTCAGAAGGATTTGATTCTGTTTTTAAAGATTCTCCTAATGTAGAAATTTTTTATGAATATCTTGATTTAAAACGTAACTATAGTGATAATTATAAAAAATTAATATATGAACTCATAAAAGAAAAAACTAAAAATTATACTTTTGATTCTATTTTATTAGTTGATAATTATGCTTTAGATTTTTATTTAAATAAAGGTATTTCAATCTTTAAAGATACTCCTGTTGTTTTTGTTGGTATAAATAATTTCAATAAAAATTTATTAAATACATACAAAAATATGACTGGTATTATTGAAAAAGTTAATTATCTTGAAAATATTGAACTTATGCTTACACTTCATCCAAACACAAAAAAAATTGTTATTATTGCAGACAATACTCTAACTGGTAATCAGTTAAAAAATGAAGTAAAACAATATTTTAGTCGCTTTAAAAATATTGAATTTGAAATTTTTGATAATTTTACTATTAGTGAATTAAAATTAAAACTAAATAATAGTGATAAAAACACTCTCTATTATTTGTTTCCTACAAATCAAACAAAAGATCTATCTTTTGTATCATATAATTATATGAAAGAACTTATTAATAGTTATTCTTCTGTTCCAGTATATACATCTTGGGATTTTTATTTTAATAATGCAGTAGTTGGAGGAGTCATTATAGACGGTAAATTACATGGTAAAGTAGCTGCTGAAATAACATATAAAATTTTAAATGGATATCAAGCTAAAAATATTAATATTATTGAAAATTTAAAACCTATTTATAAATTTGATTATTTATTATTAAAAAAATATAATATTAATATAAATCTTTTACCTAAAGACAGTATTATTATTAATCAACCTAAAAATTATTTTATTAAGAATATAAAAATATTACTTTTTTATATTATTTTTACTCTTATAATTTTTTTTATTATCGCTTTAAAATATTATTACAATTCTATTGCTAATAAAAAAATTAAAGAAATAAATCAAAAACTAGAAAAAGAAGTAGAAAACAAAATTAAAGAATTAAATTTAGCTAATAAAAAAATCAAAGAACAACAAGAAAAACTTATTAAAGAAGCATATGAAAAAGGTGTAGTAAAAGTCAAATCTGGATTAATGCATAATTTAGGAAATATTATAAATCCAATATATTTATCAATTCAAAATGAAATTGCTAATAAAGAAAGTGATAACAATCGAGATATTAAATTTTTAAATAATATTGTTTATAATGAATTAAAAAATATAAAAAATCCAAATAACAATCTATTAAAAATAATTAATATTTTCCCCGATTTTTTATCTGCATTAAAACTAAAAAAAGAGGAAGAAATAAAAAAATTAAAATTTTTAGAAAAAGAATTGGATCATATAAAAAGAGTAATAAAATTACAAGAAAATTATCTAGGAATACTTGGTACTGAAAATTATATTGATATAAATAAAATAATAAACGATATTTTATCTAATCTAAAATTAAATAACTCTACACAAATTATTTTGGATTTAAATAATATCCCTAAAATATTAGGTGATGAATCACAAATAAAACAAACTATACTAAACATTATTCTTCTTAGAATAAAAAATTATTTTAAATTAAATATTTCTACAAAAGAAGAAGAAAATTTTGTTATAATAAAATTAACTGATAATAATATTGAAATACCTCAAGATGTAATAAAAAATCTAGATAATTTAAATTATATATCTGATTTAAAAAATAAAAATTATTTTAAATTATATAATATATTACAAATAACAAAAAAATACAATGGATATTTTATAATAAATTCTTCAACACTAAAAACAGAATTCATCATAAAATTAAAAAAATAG
- a CDS encoding alanine/glycine:cation symporter family protein: MLELLNKIDSIIWGPPLLILLMGTGIYLTVKLNLLQILKLPLALKYIFMKNNDKEEGDVSSFAALCTALSATVGTGNIVGVATAIKLGGPGAMFWMWLAAFFGMATKYAEGLLAVKYRKIDENGQMSGGPMYYIQNGLNNKVLAKMFAIFGIAVAFFGIGTFAQVNAITTASTILFKVSPTVVGIILTILVALVTLGGIKSISKVAEIVVPVMAILYVLGSLIVIIMNFDKVPGAIGLIFKSAFTKTAAFGGFAGSTLILALRSGVARGVFSNESGLGSAPIAAAAAKTNSAVRQGLISMTGTFFDTIIICSMTGLILVLTGAWTSKLKGAELTRYAFSIGLNNFGEIVVLLGLIFFAFTTIIGWNYYGERCTEYLFGVKGIKGYKYIFIILIAIGPYLKLDLIWILADIVNGLMAIPNLIAILGLRKIIINETNMYFNNLKYSYVNK, translated from the coding sequence ATGTTAGAATTACTTAACAAAATTGATTCAATAATTTGGGGTCCACCATTACTTATTTTACTTATGGGAACAGGGATATATTTAACTGTAAAATTAAATTTGCTACAAATACTAAAATTACCATTAGCATTAAAGTATATTTTTATGAAAAATAATGATAAAGAAGAGGGAGATGTATCTAGTTTTGCAGCTCTTTGTACTGCATTATCAGCAACTGTTGGAACAGGAAATATAGTTGGTGTAGCAACTGCAATAAAATTAGGTGGTCCAGGAGCTATGTTTTGGATGTGGCTAGCCGCATTTTTTGGAATGGCTACAAAATATGCTGAAGGACTTCTTGCAGTAAAATATAGAAAAATTGATGAAAATGGACAGATGTCTGGCGGTCCAATGTATTATATTCAAAATGGATTAAATAATAAAGTATTGGCAAAAATGTTTGCTATATTTGGAATAGCAGTAGCATTTTTTGGGATAGGAACTTTTGCACAAGTAAATGCAATTACAACTGCTTCTACAATATTATTTAAAGTATCTCCAACAGTTGTAGGAATAATACTAACAATTTTAGTAGCATTGGTAACTCTTGGTGGAATAAAAAGTATATCAAAAGTAGCAGAAATAGTAGTACCTGTGATGGCAATATTATATGTATTAGGTTCTTTGATAGTAATAATAATGAATTTTGATAAAGTACCTGGAGCGATAGGGCTTATATTTAAAAGTGCTTTTACTAAAACGGCAGCATTTGGAGGATTTGCCGGTTCTACACTTATATTAGCATTAAGAAGTGGAGTTGCAAGAGGAGTATTTTCAAATGAATCAGGGCTTGGATCTGCGCCAATAGCTGCAGCTGCAGCTAAAACAAATTCGGCAGTTAGACAGGGTCTTATATCTATGACAGGAACATTTTTTGATACAATTATTATTTGTTCTATGACAGGGCTTATACTGGTTCTTACTGGTGCGTGGACTAGTAAACTTAAAGGTGCAGAATTAACAAGATACGCATTTTCTATTGGTTTAAATAATTTTGGAGAAATAGTAGTTTTACTAGGATTAATATTTTTTGCATTTACAACTATAATAGGGTGGAATTATTATGGTGAAAGATGTACAGAGTATTTATTTGGTGTAAAAGGTATAAAAGGATATAAATATATATTTATAATTTTGATAGCAATAGGTCCATATTTGAAATTAGATTTGATTTGGATATTAGCAGATATTGTTAATGGATTAATGGCTATTCCAAATTTAATAGCAATATTAGGTTTACGAAAAATTATAATAAACGAAACAAATATGTATTTTAATAATTTAAAATATAGTTATGTAAACAAATAA
- the dnaB gene encoding replicative DNA helicase — MEVESLNRVPYSEEAEKSVLGGILLKQDALSDIIDILRPNDFYKLSHKYIYEAMLNIYSHGEVIDPVVLINSLKKMDRFDEIGGENIIYEILDEVPTAANILSYAKIVKEKSILRELINVGNKVVELAQTGYEEVDSILDKAEGLIFKISESKENKEVVSISSLVNEEFERLEKVVKNSGATTGISSNFKEFDQMTSGFHPSDLVIIAARPSMGKTAFVLNLALNAALNENKSVLIFSLEMSNSQIFQRLLAIESKIPLNKIRNGFISEDEWGHIALATGKLANTDIQIADVPNVTVLEIRAMARRLKAAGKLDMILIDYLQLIKGSGRTESRQQEISDISRSLKGIARELDVPVIALSQLSRAPEQRADRRPMLSDLRDSGAIEQDADMVVFLYRDEYYNEDSEDKGLAEIIIGKQRNGPVGTITLKYFNEITKFADYTAQIK; from the coding sequence ATGGAAGTAGAAAGTTTAAATCGTGTACCTTACAGTGAAGAGGCAGAAAAATCTGTTTTAGGAGGTATTTTACTAAAACAAGATGCGTTATCAGATATTATAGACATATTAAGACCTAATGATTTTTATAAATTATCACATAAGTACATATATGAAGCAATGTTAAATATTTACTCTCATGGTGAAGTAATAGATCCGGTTGTTTTAATAAATTCACTTAAAAAAATGGATAGATTTGATGAAATAGGTGGAGAAAATATTATTTATGAAATATTGGATGAGGTGCCTACAGCGGCTAATATTTTAAGTTATGCTAAAATTGTAAAAGAAAAATCAATATTAAGAGAACTTATAAATGTAGGTAATAAAGTAGTAGAATTAGCACAAACAGGATATGAAGAAGTAGATAGTATTTTAGATAAAGCAGAAGGTCTTATTTTTAAAATCTCTGAATCTAAAGAAAATAAAGAAGTAGTGAGTATAAGTAGCTTGGTAAATGAAGAATTTGAAAGACTAGAAAAAGTAGTAAAAAATAGTGGTGCAACTACAGGTATATCGTCTAATTTTAAAGAATTTGATCAAATGACTTCTGGATTTCATCCTTCGGATTTAGTAATAATAGCAGCAAGGCCAAGTATGGGAAAAACAGCTTTTGTACTTAATTTGGCTTTAAATGCAGCTTTAAATGAAAATAAATCAGTTTTAATATTTTCACTTGAGATGTCAAATTCTCAAATATTTCAAAGATTATTAGCAATTGAATCAAAAATTCCATTAAATAAAATAAGAAATGGATTTATTTCAGAAGATGAATGGGGACATATAGCATTAGCTACTGGGAAATTAGCTAATACAGATATACAAATAGCTGATGTACCTAATGTTACTGTACTTGAGATACGTGCTATGGCTAGAAGACTTAAAGCTGCAGGTAAATTAGATATGATACTTATAGATTATTTACAATTGATAAAAGGATCTGGTAGAACAGAAAGTAGACAACAGGAAATCTCTGATATCTCAAGATCATTAAAAGGTATAGCGAGAGAGCTAGATGTACCTGTAATAGCTTTATCACAGTTATCGAGAGCTCCTGAGCAAAGAGCGGATAGAAGACCAATGTTATCAGATTTGAGAGATTCTGGAGCAATAGAGCAAGATGCAGATATGGTAGTATTTCTGTATAGAGATGAATATTATAATGAAGATAGTGAAGATAAAGGTTTAGCAGAAATAATTATAGGAAAACAAAGAAATGGACCTGTTGGAACAATAACTTTAAAATACTTTAATGAAATAACAAAATTTGCAGATTATACAGCACAAATTAAATAA